The Marivirga salinae DNA window ATTATGAACAGGGGGAGGAGCAAGCCCAAATTTCTTTAGAGCTTTCTTACCTTCATCTGAAATTAAATCAGAACTCCATGTGGTTTTCAGATTTAAGTTGACCGTATGATTATCTATACCATTTTTATTGAGCACATCCACCACATCCTGCTTCATATAATCCATAGCAGGACAGCCAATGAATGTGGGAGTCATATTGACAGTCACATGATCGTTTTCGATTTCAATCCCCGTTATAACGCCTAAATCTACTAATGAAATAACAGGGATTTCAGGATCTTTCACCTCTTTCAACAACTCTATAATTTTATCCTCAGTTAATGTCATTTCAAATATGGTTTATAATTAAATTCTAGCTCCACAATTCCTCCAATTGATCACCAATCCGCTGATGGATCCACTCTAAATACTTCACTCATCTCTTCTACCAATGGTTGAAGATGCTCTGTATGTTTGCCGTATCTTCCGCCATAAACAGGTTTAACCGTATCCCAATCAGGTAATTTTAAGCCCGCTTGCTCTAATACTATTGCAATATTCTCTTTCCATTGCTCTTCAATAGCTTTTTCTCCAGGATAAACTCCAGCTTCTATGATTTCATTTTCGAATTTAGAAGGTTCAAACACACCTAAAGCATAAGGTAAGGCTTCATCTAAACTCTTTTGAAGTCTCTCATGAGCTTCTTCATTAGCTGTAGCCAATTGCTTAATCCATGTATTAGCATGCATGACATGATATTTGATTTCACCTTTCAGTTTTCTTGCAACTTGAGCTACTTCCTCAATTGGGCAATCTGCTAACATGCTAAATCTGATGTAATCCGCGTGGTCAAATAAGAAATGGCGAATTAAGCTGAAATCATATTCACCAATGGGCAACTCCACAAACTGACTGTTATGAAACTGATCGGCATTTCTTGTGAAAGCTACAGTATCAGGATCTTGCTCGCCCAATTCATGTAATAGATTATAAAATGCTAAGCTTTGGCCCACTTTATCCTGTGCCATGGATGAGAATGCAATATCTTCTTCCAATAAAGGACCAACTCCTGTCCACTCGGAATTTCTATGGCCTAAAATCAATAAATCATCCGCTATTTTATATAATAAATCTTTTAATGCTTCTTCAGTCATGGCTTATGCGTTTTGTTCTGCTTTAAATTTCTTGATTTTATCGGTTGCCTTGTAATCCATGGCATCACGGTATTTTTTATCAGGAAGTGTTTCCCATATATCGGCAAAATCTTCACCTTCAATTTTCATGAATTGCTTAGTTTTAGCTACCCAAATATTTAAAACTGATTTTTCTTCCTGGAATTGGCTTTTAGCTTTAAAAAGAGCCTCTTCATAGCATGTAGCATCTAAACTGCCCACATGTGCATGTTGCTTTCCTCTTTTTTTCAAATGGAAAATCTCATATTTCTCAGAATCTCCTTTTTCAGCTCCTTCCATTATTTCTTCATGAATGAAGTCGTAAATATCTTCATCATTTTCGGTGATAGGAGATACTTTAACATTATTAGTGTTCACTACCCAAACTCCAGAACAGCTCATTCCTCTTCGGCTGAATTGCTCTTTGGCAAATAAAAATGCCATATCTATGGTTGGTGCATGCACTATTCCTTCATGCTGATAAGGCTTGTTTTCCTTAGGCTGAACAAATACTTCAAAAGTCACAAACTGATCTTTGTTTTCTTTTGAAGGAAATGTAGTACCAAATTCAGCAGGTATATTTAATCTGTTGATCCGAGGATCTAGTGAGTTTAAAAAATCAGACATTGTTAATTAATAATTAGTAATTAAAGATTAATAATTAAGAATTGATTGATTACCTAGTTTCGTAATTAAACAATTCCTAAATCGTAATTAAGCTAGTGGCGCTACGTATTCTTCACCTTTTGTTTTAGCAGTTAAAGCTCTTCTTACCCAAGCACCTCTTTCTTCTGCAGTTCTTCTAACAGCTAAACGTTCTTTATTACAAGGACCATCACCATTAATTACTCTTTTGAATTCTTCCCAATCTGGCTCAGTAAATTCCCATTCACCTGTTTCAGTATTCTTTTTCAAGTTTTCATCTGGAATAGTTAAGCCTAATTCCCAAATTTTTGGAACATACATATCCAAAAACTGCTGACGGCATTCGTCATTAGTCGCCATTTTCACTTTCCACTTAGTTAAAATCTGAGTGTGGGTTGACATTTTATCGGAAGGGCCAAAGAAGTGCATC harbors:
- a CDS encoding phenylacetic acid degradation b, whose translation is MSDFLNSLDPRINRLNIPAEFGTTFPSKENKDQFVTFEVFVQPKENKPYQHEGIVHAPTIDMAFLFAKEQFSRRGMSCSGVWVVNTNNVKVSPITENDEDIYDFIHEEIMEGAEKGDSEKYEIFHLKKRGKQHAHVGSLDATCYEEALFKAKSQFQEEKSVLNIWVAKTKQFMKIEGEDFADIWETLPDKKYRDAMDYKATDKIKKFKAEQNA
- the paaC gene encoding 1,2-phenylacetyl-CoA epoxidase subunit PaaC; the protein is MTEEALKDLLYKIADDLLILGHRNSEWTGVGPLLEEDIAFSSMAQDKVGQSLAFYNLLHELGEQDPDTVAFTRNADQFHNSQFVELPIGEYDFSLIRHFLFDHADYIRFSMLADCPIEEVAQVARKLKGEIKYHVMHANTWIKQLATANEEAHERLQKSLDEALPYALGVFEPSKFENEIIEAGVYPGEKAIEEQWKENIAIVLEQAGLKLPDWDTVKPVYGGRYGKHTEHLQPLVEEMSEVFRVDPSADW
- the paaD gene encoding 1,2-phenylacetyl-CoA epoxidase subunit PaaD — its product is MTLTEDKIIELLKEVKDPEIPVISLVDLGVITGIEIENDHVTVNMTPTFIGCPAMDYMKQDVVDVLNKNGIDNHTVNLNLKTTWSSDLISDEGKKALKKFGLAPPPVHNNVIEDLDIIEHAECPNCDSTNTTLKSPFGPTLCRSLHHCNNCGEAFESFKPI